The following proteins are encoded in a genomic region of Pseudomonas sp. Os17:
- a CDS encoding acyl-CoA dehydrogenase, translating into MPWQALLESRERLPANPDLAEGYGALLAHLGAVTPFELAVRGGRLMSAPGLAFLVGYQAALRMLWPSAPLSLGALCATERHSLRPADMQTRLEDLRLNGRKDFVTAGDAADWLLVAARSEAPGQPAALRLTVVYAGEPGVQVQTLPAIGLMPEIGHGCLLLDNAACELLAGDGWDAYVKPFRTLEDIYVLSAMSAWLYGVGQDSGWPQPLQLQLLALLAGCAEASRQNPSLSSGHVLLGGLFTQFEALKPGIDAAFAQGPEPWRNQWSRDRGLLDLAAGARGQRLAKALAAF; encoded by the coding sequence ATGCCCTGGCAAGCCCTGCTCGAGAGCCGTGAACGACTGCCCGCCAACCCTGATCTGGCCGAGGGTTACGGGGCTTTGCTGGCCCATCTGGGAGCGGTCACGCCGTTTGAACTGGCGGTGCGCGGCGGGCGTCTGATGAGCGCCCCCGGGCTGGCGTTCCTGGTGGGTTACCAGGCGGCCTTGCGCATGTTGTGGCCCAGCGCGCCGCTCAGCCTGGGGGCGTTGTGCGCGACCGAACGTCACAGCCTGCGCCCGGCGGACATGCAGACCCGGCTGGAGGATTTGCGTCTAAACGGACGCAAGGATTTCGTCACCGCCGGCGATGCCGCCGACTGGCTGCTGGTGGCGGCCCGCAGCGAGGCCCCCGGGCAACCGGCGGCGTTGCGCCTGACCGTGGTCTATGCCGGGGAGCCGGGGGTCCAGGTCCAGACCCTGCCCGCCATCGGCCTGATGCCGGAGATCGGTCATGGCTGCCTGCTGCTGGACAACGCCGCTTGCGAACTGCTCGCCGGCGACGGCTGGGACGCCTATGTCAAACCCTTCCGCACCCTGGAAGACATCTACGTGCTGAGTGCCATGAGCGCCTGGCTGTATGGGGTGGGGCAGGACAGCGGCTGGCCGCAGCCTTTGCAATTGCAACTGCTGGCACTGCTGGCGGGGTGTGCCGAAGCCAGTCGGCAAAACCCGTCCTTGAGCAGCGGGCACGTTCTGTTGGGCGGCTTGTTCACCCAGTTCGAGGCCCTGAAGCCCGGGATCGATGCGGCCTTCGCCCAGGGCCCCGAGCCTTGGCGCAACCAGTGGTCCCGGGACCGGGGCCTGCTGGATCTGGCTGCCGGAGCCCGGGGCCAGCGCCTGGCCAAGGCCCTGGCGGCGTTTTAA
- a CDS encoding serine hydrolase domain-containing protein produces the protein MRKAPTLLALLLLFGLPAWAEEWPGEQWRRAPDVAGPALQALEDYAFVPRDEKSRQGIRTDALLVIRDGQVLYERYAGATGAQTPHLIWSASKSLLAVVLGVAFAEGRFQLQDPAAQYYSALQRHPSITLADLLHWASGLDWQEDYEYAPLNSSVVAMLYTRGHRDMAAFAAQQAAAAPAGQVFRYSSGDSNLLAASLRGMVGPERYADYPWHALFEPLGITQAVWERDAAGTFVASSYLYLTAPDLARVGLLMQRDGRWRDRQLLPKAWVDFCRTPFAGYRANQDVAVAGGHWWLNRAVDGAPRPWPDAPADTYAALGHWGQALYILPAERLVIVRYGDDRDGSYRHNELLKRVLAAFPEPSPP, from the coding sequence ATGCGCAAAGCTCCGACCCTGCTGGCACTCCTGCTCCTGTTCGGCTTGCCGGCCTGGGCCGAGGAGTGGCCGGGGGAGCAATGGCGCCGGGCCCCGGATGTCGCCGGTCCGGCGCTCCAGGCGCTTGAGGACTACGCCTTCGTGCCCAGGGACGAGAAGTCCCGGCAAGGCATTCGCACCGACGCGTTGCTGGTGATCCGCGATGGCCAGGTGCTTTATGAGCGCTATGCCGGCGCCACCGGAGCGCAGACTCCCCATCTCATCTGGTCTGCCAGCAAGAGTCTGCTGGCGGTGGTGTTGGGCGTTGCCTTCGCTGAAGGCCGCTTCCAGCTGCAGGACCCTGCCGCGCAGTATTACTCGGCGCTGCAGCGGCATCCGAGTATCACCCTGGCCGACTTGCTGCACTGGGCCTCGGGCCTGGACTGGCAGGAAGACTACGAATACGCACCGCTCAACTCCTCGGTGGTGGCCATGCTCTACACCCGGGGCCATCGGGACATGGCCGCATTCGCCGCGCAGCAGGCAGCGGCCGCGCCGGCGGGGCAGGTGTTTCGCTACTCCAGTGGCGACAGCAACCTGCTGGCGGCCAGTCTGCGGGGGATGGTGGGCCCCGAGCGGTACGCGGACTATCCCTGGCACGCGCTGTTCGAACCCCTGGGAATCACCCAGGCCGTGTGGGAACGCGACGCGGCCGGCACCTTCGTTGCTTCGTCCTACCTGTACCTGACGGCTCCGGATCTGGCGCGCGTCGGCCTGTTGATGCAGCGCGATGGCCGCTGGCGCGACCGGCAATTGCTGCCCAAGGCCTGGGTCGATTTCTGTCGCACACCCTTTGCCGGCTACCGCGCCAACCAGGACGTGGCCGTGGCGGGCGGGCACTGGTGGCTCAACCGCGCGGTGGACGGTGCGCCCCGGCCCTGGCCGGACGCGCCGGCGGACACTTATGCGGCGCTGGGACATTGGGGCCAGGCGCTGTACATCCTGCCCGCCGAGCGCCTGGTGATCGTGCGCTATGGCGACGATCGCGATGGCAGCTATCGACACAACGAGCTGCTCAAGCGAGTCCTGGCGGCCTTTCCCGAGCCGAGTCCGCCATGA
- a CDS encoding M20 aminoacylase family protein gives MTRHQHILAWLNDIAGDLRAIRQDIHAHPELGFEEQRTSALVARCLEEWGYQVHAGVGRTGVVGVLRNGTGSRTLGLRADMDALPIIENTGVPYSSRHGGCMHACGHDGHTTILLGAARYLAATRRFDGTLNLIFQPAEEGQGGAEAMLADGLLERFPCDALFGLHNMPGLPAGHLGFREGPMMASQDLLEVIVEGVGGHGSMPHLAVDPLVAAASIVMALQTVVARNIDTQEAAVVTVGALQAGEAANVIPQQALLRLSLRALNAPVREQMLERVKAIIRTQAESFGCRASIEHRPAYPVLVNSPEETEFARRVGVELVGADAVNGNTPKLMGSEDFGWMLQRCPGSYLFIGNGVAQPMVHNPGYDFNDDILLTGAAYWAALAESWLKPS, from the coding sequence ATGACCCGACACCAGCACATCCTTGCCTGGCTCAACGACATTGCCGGCGACCTGCGGGCCATCCGGCAGGACATTCATGCCCACCCGGAACTGGGGTTCGAGGAACAGCGCACCTCGGCGCTGGTGGCGCGTTGCCTGGAGGAGTGGGGCTACCAGGTGCATGCCGGGGTCGGCCGAACCGGGGTCGTGGGGGTTCTGCGCAACGGTACGGGCAGCCGCACCCTGGGGCTGCGGGCGGACATGGACGCCTTGCCGATCATCGAGAACACCGGGGTGCCCTACAGCAGTCGCCATGGTGGTTGCATGCACGCCTGCGGGCATGACGGCCACACCACCATCCTGCTGGGGGCGGCGCGCTACCTGGCCGCGACCCGCCGGTTCGACGGCACCCTGAACCTGATCTTCCAGCCCGCCGAAGAGGGCCAGGGCGGCGCCGAGGCCATGCTCGCCGATGGCCTGCTGGAGCGTTTCCCCTGCGACGCGCTGTTTGGCCTGCACAACATGCCGGGTCTGCCGGCCGGGCACCTGGGTTTTCGCGAAGGACCGATGATGGCCTCCCAGGATCTGCTCGAGGTGATAGTCGAAGGCGTCGGCGGCCATGGCTCCATGCCGCACCTGGCGGTGGACCCGCTGGTGGCGGCGGCGAGCATCGTGATGGCCTTGCAGACGGTGGTGGCGCGCAATATCGACACCCAGGAAGCCGCGGTGGTGACCGTCGGTGCCCTGCAGGCCGGCGAGGCGGCCAACGTGATTCCCCAGCAGGCGCTGTTGCGCCTGAGCCTGCGGGCCCTCAACGCACCGGTGCGCGAGCAGATGCTGGAGCGGGTCAAGGCGATCATCCGCACCCAGGCCGAAAGCTTCGGCTGCCGCGCCAGCATCGAACATCGTCCAGCCTATCCGGTGCTGGTCAACAGCCCGGAAGAAACCGAGTTCGCCCGGCGGGTCGGGGTCGAGCTGGTGGGGGCCGATGCGGTCAACGGCAACACCCCCAAGCTGATGGGCAGCGAGGACTTCGGCTGGATGCTGCAACGCTGCCCCGGCAGCTACCTGTTCATCGGCAACGGGGTGGCGCAGCCGATGGTGCATAACCCGGGTTACGACTTCAACGACGACATCCTGCTCACCGGCGCGGCCTATTGGGCTGCCCTGGCGGAAAGCTGGCTCAAGCCCTCCTGA